Proteins found in one Triticum aestivum cultivar Chinese Spring chromosome 4D, IWGSC CS RefSeq v2.1, whole genome shotgun sequence genomic segment:
- the LOC123095551 gene encoding malonyl-coenzyme:anthocyanin 5-O-glucoside-6'''-O-malonyltransferase, producing the protein MAEAAGVRVLERLRVAPAPPCPSAELPITFFDAAWLFTGPVQRLFFYRHAHPAAALPLLAASLPHALARFFPLAGTISPAARCLSYSSGHHALHLVLAESHEDNFDRLVAAGPRDLSLMRPLVPALPPPGKDGAFALAAVQATVFPGRGVCVGVSVHHAACDDASATLFVRTWAAACRLGGPLDGADHSQAVPPPPVLDRSLVADPDDLLGKTLAGMSRLASGPPPPPPPPQAQGPPPPSPVIASFPLTRDQIDGIKDAAAPHASSFVAASALAWVCLLRCRSAGVEGAARSHMLFSAECRSRLAPPLPAEYFGNCLRPCFVEAATDELKGDTGGSVAAAAAAIGAAIREMERGVLEGAEEWLGQVMSVLPQRPMSVGGSPRHGVYAGADFGWGTPCRVDMVSIEMTPGTVSLTESPDGCGGVEVGVVLPPDAMEAFASCFAELLDKKSV; encoded by the coding sequence CGGCTCCGCGTGGCGCCGGCGCCGCCGTGCCCGTCCGCGGAGCTCCCCATCACCTTCTTCGACGCCGCCTGGCTCTTCACCGGCCCCGTCCAGCGCCTCTTCTTCTACCGCCACGCCCACCCGGCCGCCGCGCTCCCGCTGCTCGCCGCCTCCCTGCCGCACGCGCTCGCCCGCTTCTTCCCGCTCGCAGGCACCATCAGCCCCGCCGCCCGCTGCCTCTCCTACTCCAGCGGCCACCACGCGCTCCACCTCGTCCTCGCTGAGTCCCACGAGGACAACTTCGACCGCCTCGTCGCCGCCGGGCCACGGGACCTGAGCCTGATGCGCCCGCTCGTGCCCGCGCTGCCCCCGCCCGGAAAGGACGGGGCTTTCGCGCTCGCCGCCGTGCAGGCCACCGTGTTCCCCGGCCGCGGTGTCTGCGTCGGCGTCTCCGTCCACCACGCCGCCTGCGACGACGCCTCCGCCACGCTCTTCGTCCGGACCTGGGCCGCCGCGTGCCGCCTCGGGGGGCCCCTCGACGGTGCCGATCACTCCCAGGCCGTGCCGCCACCGCCCGTGCTCGACCGCTCCCTCGTGGCCGACCCCGACGACCTGCTCGGCAAGACGCTCGCCGGGATGAGCCGCCTCGCGTCCggccctccgcctccgcctccgcccccgcAAGCGCAggggcctccgcctccgtctccagTGATCGCGTCCTTCCCGCTGACGCGCGACCAGATCGACGGGATCAAGGACGCGGCCGCGCCGCACGCGTCGTCGTTCGTGGCGGCGTCGGCGCTGGCGTGGGTGTGCCTGCTGCGGTGCCGGTccgcgggcgtggaaggcgcggCGCGCAGCCACATGCTGTTCTCGGCGGAGTGCCGGTCGAGGCTGGCGCCGCCGCTCCCGGCCGAGTACTTCGGCAACTGCCTGCGCCCGTGCTTCGTGGAGGCCGCGACGGATGAGCTCAAGGGCGACACGGGCGGGAgcgtggcggcggctgcggcggccatCGGGGCGGCGATAAGGGAGATGGAGCGGGGCGTGCTGGAGGGCGCGGAGGAGTGGCTGGGGCAGGTGATGTCGGTGCTGCCGCAGCGGCCCATGTCCGTGGGCGGGTCGCCGCGGCACGGCGTGTACGCGGGCGCGGACTTCGGGTGGGGCACGCCGTGCAGGGTGGACATGGTGTCCATCGAGATGACCCCCGGCACGGTGTCGCTGACCGAGAGCCCCGACGGgtgcggcggcgtcgaggtcggcgtCGTGCTGCCGCCCGACGCCATGGAAGCTTTCGCCTCTTGCTTCGCCGAGCTCCTCGACAAGAAGAGCGTGTGA